A single region of the Epinephelus moara isolate mb chromosome 16, YSFRI_EMoa_1.0, whole genome shotgun sequence genome encodes:
- the LOC126402246 gene encoding keratin, type II cytoskeletal 8-like, producing the protein MASSYKTSSYTVRSSNAPRTFSSSSYAGPSSITSRKSYSVKSSFGGPSRAYGGGGITSSTSYGLSSSMGSGGMGMGGGSFGGGMGIHTPITAVTVNKSLLAPLNLEIDPTIQAVRTQEKEQIKTLNNRFASFIDKVRFLEQQNKMLETKWNLLQGQTTTRSNIDAMFEAYIANLRRQLDSLGNDKMKLEADLHNMQGLVEDFKNKYEDEINKRTECENDFVLIKKDVDEAYMNKVELEAKLESLTDEINFLRSIYEEELRELQGQIKDTSVIVEMDNSRNLDMDSIVAEVKAQYEDIANRSRAEAETWYKTKYEEMQTSASRYGDDLRSTRTEIADLNRMIQRLTSEIDAVKGQRANLEAQIAEAEERGEMAVKDAKSRIRDLEEALQRAKQDMARQIREYQDLMNVKLALDIEIATYRKLLEGEEDRLATGIKAINISQQSTSYGGFPMDSIKSSYSSSVSSGYGGSAYGSGGGYGSGYGSSAYGGSSMGGFSSGSSGGYTTTTQTKKNVVIKMIETKDGRVVSESSEIVED; encoded by the exons ATGGCCAGTTCTTATAAGACCAGCTCTTACACTGTGAGGAGTTCCAATGCCCCACGGACCTTCAGCAGCAGTTCCTACGCTGGACCAAGCAGTATCACCTCCCGCAAGAGCTACAGCGTCAAGAGTTCCTTTGGAGGACCCTCCAGGGCCTATGGAGGAGGTGGCATCACCAGCTCCACTTCCTATGGCCTGAGCTCAAGCATGGGTAGCGGAGGCATGGGCATGGGTGGTGGTAGCTTTGGTGGTGGCATGGGTATCCATACCCCTATCACCGCCGTGACTGTGAACAAGAGCCTGCTGGCCCCACTGAACCTTGAGATTGACCCCACTATTCAAGCTGTCCGCACCCAGGAGAAGGAGCAGATCAAGACCCTAAACAACCGCTTTGCCTCCTTCATTGACAAG GTCCGCTTCCtggagcagcagaacaaaaTGCTGGAGACCAAGTGGAACCTGCTGCAGGGACAGACCACCACCCGTTCCAACATCGATGCCATGTTCGAGGCCTACATCGCCAACCTGCGCAGACAGCTCGACAGCCTGGGCAACGACAAGATGAAGCTGGAGGCTGACCTGCACAACATGCAGGGCCTGGTGGAGGACTTCAAGAACAA gTATGAAGATGAGATCAACAAGCGCACAGAGTGTGAGAATGACTTTGTCCTCATCAAGAAG GATGTCGATGAGGCCTACATGAATAAGGTTGAGCTGGAGGCCAAGCTGGAGAGTCTGACAGATGAGATCAACTTCCTCAGGTCGATCTATGAGGAG GAACTGCGTGAGCTCCAGGGCCAgatcaaggacacttcagttATTGTGGAGATGGACAACAGCCGCAACCTGGACATGGACTCCATTGTAGCTGAAGTCAAGGCTCAGTATGAGGACATCGCCAACCGCAGCCGCGCCGAGGCAGAGACATGGTACAAGACCAAG TATGAGGAGATGCAGACATCCGCCAGCAGATATGGAGATGACCTGAGGTCTACCAGGACAGAGATCGCAGACCTTAACCGCATGATCCAGAGGCTGACATCAGAGATTGATGCCGTCAAGGGACAG CGCGCCAACCTGGAGGCTCAGATCGCTGAGGCTGAGGAGCGCGGTGAGATGGCAGTGAAGGACGCCAAGTCCCGTATTAGGGATCTGGAAGAAGCCCTGCAGAGAGCCAAACAGGACATGGCCCGCCAGATCAGAGAATACCAGGACCTGATGAACGTCAAGCTGGCTCTAGACATTGAAATCGCCACCTACAGGAAACtgctggagggagaggaggacagGCTGGCGACTGGCATCAAGGCAATCAACATCTCCCAACAGAGCA CAAGCTACGGTGGCTTTCCCATGGACAGCATTAAGAGCAGTTACTCCAGCAGTGTAAGCAGCGGATATGGCGGCAGTGCATATGGTAGCGGAGGTGGATATGGTAGTGGATATGGCAGTAGTGCATATGGCGGTAGTAGCATGGGTGGCTTCAGCAGCGGCAGCTCTGGCGGCTACACCACTACTACCCAGACCAAGAAGAACGTTGTTATCAAGATGATTGAGACCAAGGATGGCAGAGTGGTGTCTGAGTCTTCTGAAATTGTTGAGGATTGA